Proteins from a genomic interval of Candidatus Gracilibacteria bacterium:
- the tsaD gene encoding tRNA (adenosine(37)-N6)-threonylcarbamoyltransferase complex transferase subunit TsaD, translating to MIFLGIETSCDETAAAVVRDGCVVLSNVIASQVDLHRQTGGVVPEVAAREHTVHILPVIEKALEEAKISFEQIDAIAVTARPGLIASLLTGTNTASTLARLGGKKLVPINHIEGHIYANFLDRNADEIQFPIVGLTISGGHNELFLMKGHGNIVSLGSTLDDAAGEAFDKVARLLDLPYPGGPEISRLAATGNESCYPLPRALLKEGYDFSFSGLKSAVSRLVQREGVALNKADLAASFEEAVCDILSTKVIVAAQKYGAREVHLAGGVSANTRLRTRVHERLIKKLPNVTLRFPVKLIYCTDNAAMIAGAGYFRDQLDPKRYAPEHSVLASTEVGF from the coding sequence ATGATTTTTCTTGGGATTGAAACGTCATGTGATGAAACCGCGGCCGCTGTGGTGCGAGACGGATGCGTTGTTTTGTCGAATGTGATTGCATCGCAGGTGGATCTGCATCGGCAAACAGGGGGCGTTGTGCCGGAAGTGGCGGCGCGCGAACACACGGTTCATATTTTACCGGTCATTGAAAAAGCGCTTGAAGAGGCAAAAATCTCGTTTGAACAAATCGACGCCATTGCGGTCACGGCCCGGCCCGGGCTGATCGCATCCTTGCTGACCGGAACCAATACGGCGAGCACGTTGGCCCGTTTGGGTGGGAAAAAACTCGTTCCCATCAATCATATCGAAGGCCACATTTATGCCAATTTTTTAGATCGAAATGCGGACGAAATTCAGTTTCCGATTGTGGGACTCACGATTTCCGGGGGGCACAATGAGCTTTTTTTAATGAAAGGACATGGAAACATCGTTTCCTTAGGATCCACCCTTGATGATGCCGCGGGTGAAGCCTTTGATAAAGTGGCGAGACTTCTCGATCTTCCTTATCCCGGTGGCCCGGAAATTTCCCGCCTTGCCGCTACGGGTAATGAATCTTGCTATCCATTGCCTCGCGCCTTATTAAAGGAAGGGTATGACTTCAGCTTTTCCGGATTGAAATCGGCGGTTTCGCGCTTGGTGCAGCGAGAAGGAGTTGCATTGAATAAAGCCGATCTTGCCGCATCATTTGAAGAAGCGGTGTGCGATATTTTGAGTACAAAAGTAATTGTTGCGGCGCAAAAATATGGCGCTCGCGAAGTACATCTTGCCGGAGGGGTTTCCGCGAATACCCGACTTCGTACTCGCGTTCATGAACGATTGATTAAAAAACTTCCGAATGTAACCCTTCGATTTCCCGTAAAACTCATTTACTGCACCGACAATGCGGCCATGATCGCCGGAGCCGGGTATTTCCGCGATCAACTTGATCCGAAACGATATGCGCCAGAGCATTCGGTCCTAGCCTCTACCGAGGTTGGGTTCTAA
- the hisS gene encoding histidine--tRNA ligase, whose amino-acid sequence MDDAKNKKCHLPIGVFDILPDEHLYYTYVKKVIRHRCRQSGFRRISTPIFEFTDVFQRAIGDNTDVVQKEMYTFMDKKDRSLTLKPEGTAGVVRSYIQNGMKEWPQPVELYYIEPHFRYDRPQKGRFRQFWQLGIEIIGESDPALDAQVVQLSNKIIEDLGIAHLFTIQVNSIGCPMCREKYITDLQNYYIGKERSLCETCVHRLGKKPLRLLDCKEEDCQILAELAPKLKTYLCAECADFHKKFLEYLTEMGLKYKENDKLVRGLDYYTKSVFEFWDTSEGAQNAIGGGGRYDGLVELLGGQPTPAVGIAFGIERIISNMKREQIQVPQKDDLQIFVAQLGDESKKKCLNLIWDLRDHGIKTVGALGKGSMKAQLKLADKFKVPYTLILGITEVHDGTIIIRDMTKGQQRTVPFANVVEEVIKVLGVKNLDTYSPSDFVY is encoded by the coding sequence ATGGACGACGCTAAAAATAAAAAATGTCATCTTCCCATTGGAGTTTTCGACATTTTGCCGGACGAACATTTGTACTACACCTATGTCAAAAAAGTGATTCGTCATCGTTGTCGTCAAAGCGGTTTTCGTCGCATCTCCACGCCGATTTTTGAGTTTACAGATGTGTTCCAACGCGCCATTGGCGACAACACGGATGTGGTGCAAAAAGAGATGTACACGTTCATGGATAAAAAAGATCGTTCTCTCACGCTCAAGCCCGAAGGCACGGCCGGTGTGGTGCGTTCTTACATTCAAAACGGGATGAAGGAATGGCCTCAGCCGGTGGAACTTTATTATATTGAACCGCATTTTCGTTACGATCGTCCTCAAAAAGGACGTTTTCGTCAATTTTGGCAACTGGGAATTGAAATCATTGGAGAATCGGACCCGGCGCTGGATGCCCAGGTGGTTCAACTTTCCAATAAAATCATCGAAGATCTTGGGATTGCCCATCTTTTCACCATTCAAGTGAACAGCATCGGGTGTCCGATGTGTCGTGAAAAATACATCACGGATTTGCAAAATTATTACATCGGAAAAGAACGCTCGTTGTGCGAAACGTGTGTGCATCGTTTGGGCAAAAAACCCTTGCGCTTGCTTGATTGCAAAGAAGAAGACTGCCAAATTTTAGCGGAATTGGCCCCGAAATTAAAAACGTATCTTTGTGCGGAATGTGCGGATTTTCATAAAAAATTCCTCGAATACCTTACGGAAATGGGGCTTAAATATAAAGAAAATGACAAATTGGTGCGCGGGCTCGATTATTACACCAAGTCCGTGTTTGAATTTTGGGACACAAGCGAAGGCGCGCAAAATGCAATCGGAGGCGGAGGACGTTACGACGGACTGGTTGAACTCTTGGGAGGACAACCGACTCCGGCCGTGGGCATAGCTTTCGGAATTGAACGCATCATTTCGAATATGAAACGCGAACAAATCCAAGTCCCGCAAAAAGACGACCTTCAAATTTTTGTAGCGCAACTCGGGGATGAATCCAAGAAAAAATGTCTCAATTTGATCTGGGATTTGCGCGACCACGGCATTAAAACCGTGGGAGCTTTGGGCAAAGGCAGTATGAAAGCTCAGCTCAAATTGGCGGACAAATTCAAGGTACCGTACACGCTTATTTTGGGCATCACCGAGGTGCATGATGGCACGATCATCATTCGCGACATGACAAAGGGACAACAACGAACCGTCCCGTTTGCCAATGTGGTCGAGGAGGTCATCAAGGTCCTTGGCGTAAAAAACCTCGACACGTATTCCCCGAGTGATTTCGTGTATTAA
- a CDS encoding L-lactate dehydrogenase translates to MPPCKFNPFKFKVSIVGCGNVGASAAYAMMLDGTPTHLTLIDLCKERAEGLMLDMEHTLAFVDYTELKGSNNIEDCKDSNVVFITAGVPQKPGQSRLELIEINRKIFKTLIPTIVKAAPQAILVIVSNPVDVLTYEAIKLAKLPKGRVFGTGTMLDTARFQFHIGEKLNISPQSVEAYVLGEHGDSSFPVYSSAQIGGKRLLDFPGFGKRGMEACYKTTRDAAYNIIHDIGYTCYSIGVVMRQIMKHIFEDSRIVVPLSQKVDGYYGVKDVCLSIPCVLGANGIERTIDIPLDRAEQKKLKQCAELLKGYQKGK, encoded by the coding sequence ATGCCTCCCTGCAAATTCAATCCTTTCAAGTTCAAAGTCTCCATTGTCGGTTGCGGTAATGTTGGCGCTTCGGCCGCGTACGCCATGATGCTCGACGGTACGCCCACGCACCTCACGCTCATCGATTTGTGCAAAGAACGAGCCGAAGGCTTGATGCTCGACATGGAGCATACCCTCGCTTTTGTGGATTACACAGAGCTCAAAGGCAGTAATAACATCGAGGATTGCAAGGATTCGAATGTGGTTTTTATCACCGCCGGCGTGCCTCAAAAACCGGGGCAATCTCGTCTCGAACTCATTGAAATCAATCGAAAAATTTTCAAAACTCTCATCCCAACAATCGTAAAAGCCGCACCTCAAGCCATTCTTGTGATTGTGAGCAATCCGGTAGATGTGCTGACTTACGAGGCGATCAAACTTGCAAAACTTCCAAAAGGGCGCGTGTTTGGAACCGGAACCATGCTCGACACCGCGCGTTTTCAATTTCACATTGGCGAAAAACTCAACATCAGTCCGCAGAGCGTGGAAGCCTACGTTCTCGGTGAGCACGGGGACAGTTCGTTCCCGGTGTACAGTTCCGCGCAAATCGGCGGAAAGCGCTTGCTCGATTTTCCCGGATTCGGCAAACGTGGCATGGAAGCGTGCTACAAAACCACCCGCGACGCAGCGTACAACATCATTCACGACATCGGCTACACCTGTTATTCGATTGGCGTGGTCATGCGCCAAATCATGAAGCACATTTTTGAAGATTCGCGCATCGTGGTCCCGCTTTCCCAAAAAGTCGACGGGTATTATGGAGTGAAAGACGTGTGTCTCAGCATCCCGTGTGTGTTGGGAGCTAACGGAATCGAGAGAACTATCGATATTCCGCTGGACCGGGCCGAGCAGAAAAAACTCAAACAATGCGCAGAGTTGTTGAAGGGGTATCAGAAGGGGAAATAA
- a CDS encoding M48 family metallopeptidase: MNFDDPQIPHTIRTSTRAKRLTISVRQTGEVALIIPVGGSIRAAEKFLKKKMKWVMKKLDLFQKIKVRHPELKTLKSQDKKADVEATRALVENLIKKYNEQDRFRYNKVRIKKHRSRWGSCSSKRNLNFNAKIALLPPHLAEYIVVHELCHLKEMNHSRRFWQRVEEKYPQYKMARKELKGYSSSGRFVMSPFESLRVTFLIYTLI, translated from the coding sequence ATGAATTTTGACGATCCCCAGATCCCGCACACGATTCGTACCAGCACGCGCGCCAAGCGTTTAACCATTTCCGTGCGCCAAACCGGAGAAGTGGCGTTGATTATCCCTGTCGGGGGATCGATTCGAGCGGCGGAAAAATTTCTCAAAAAAAAGATGAAATGGGTGATGAAAAAATTGGATTTATTTCAAAAGATAAAAGTACGCCATCCCGAGTTGAAAACCCTAAAATCACAAGATAAAAAAGCCGACGTTGAAGCCACTCGCGCTTTGGTGGAAAATTTGATCAAAAAATACAACGAACAAGATCGCTTTCGTTACAATAAAGTTCGAATTAAAAAACATCGATCACGATGGGGGAGTTGCTCTTCCAAACGCAATTTAAATTTCAACGCAAAAATTGCACTTCTCCCGCCGCATTTGGCCGAGTACATCGTGGTGCATGAGCTTTGTCATTTGAAGGAAATGAATCATTCGCGTCGATTTTGGCAGAGGGTTGAGGAAAAATATCCTCAGTATAAAATGGCTAGGAAAGAGCTGAAGGGGTATAGCTCGTCATGACGCTTCGTAATGTCGCCCTTCGAGAGCCTCAGGGTGACATTCCTCATTTACACTCTCATTTAA
- a CDS encoding polysaccharide pyruvyl transferase family protein, with protein sequence MDHDYSKKIKGEGDFWDKEVEVLQKKGFDFASRKNFRTQKPVSMWEDSFLEGLIRGPYKNEIIERAVRTGGPVMELGCGTGWLSREIASHGIDVEGYDVAQENISFAQEQAKKQKKGNPKSGQMTFEIKDLNHAKFPAEKFGAVVVWDSLHHMAGLEAICEEMKKALRKEGAFLIFDHIEFRGFRGMMSKMLALFFYMILPTEEPFKEKCSYFWKKVSGQKIGETSPFEDVASADLEQTVERHFHVEKKEYPLTFIRFFIARIRPQISGYKSLVKALVWLDRFLGEIGILKGEYVFLIATPRKELKKDTVLILGNYGAKNFGDELVLRGILEGLEKEGPCEKVVLSADPAETERVHGVKSFYVFPTGLRSFLRFEWVETLRQYRRADQVVFGGGTLFTDEVPRTIWISGLQILPAILLRKKIVCLGQGVGPIHKNFSKWVVRQLFSRFWKIQVRDPESAEILKAIGVTKTIEIAPDPAFTIELKSTRSPKKSSKKLLVSLRDGSFLNPDFSEKLATFLDQVHAQQKLQTAFLIFENNGNDRALSEKVARLMTSHKPAITSVDFGNFESIFATGAAALNFRLHANILSFMYKIPCIGFAYETKVKNLFKSVGKANFVIEPNDFEGLEKKWKNLIHFL encoded by the coding sequence ATGGATCATGATTATTCGAAAAAAATAAAAGGCGAAGGCGATTTTTGGGACAAAGAAGTTGAAGTTTTGCAGAAAAAAGGCTTTGATTTTGCTTCACGGAAAAATTTTCGCACACAGAAACCTGTGTCGATGTGGGAGGATTCGTTTTTGGAAGGGTTGATTCGCGGGCCGTATAAAAACGAGATCATTGAGCGCGCGGTAAGGACGGGCGGACCGGTGATGGAATTAGGGTGCGGGACCGGATGGCTGTCACGTGAAATTGCGTCACACGGGATTGATGTCGAGGGCTATGACGTGGCGCAAGAAAATATTTCTTTTGCTCAAGAGCAAGCCAAAAAACAGAAAAAGGGAAATCCGAAATCCGGGCAAATGACGTTTGAAATCAAGGACTTGAATCATGCCAAATTTCCTGCGGAAAAATTCGGGGCTGTGGTGGTGTGGGATTCTCTCCATCACATGGCCGGCTTGGAAGCGATTTGCGAGGAGATGAAAAAAGCGCTCCGAAAAGAGGGGGCTTTTTTGATTTTTGATCATATTGAATTTCGTGGTTTTCGCGGCATGATGAGTAAAATGTTGGCGTTGTTTTTTTACATGATTTTGCCGACCGAAGAACCGTTCAAAGAAAAATGCTCCTATTTTTGGAAAAAAGTTTCAGGACAAAAGATTGGCGAAACCTCGCCGTTTGAAGATGTGGCAAGCGCGGATCTCGAACAAACGGTTGAGCGTCATTTTCATGTTGAAAAGAAGGAATATCCGCTCACGTTCATTCGATTTTTTATTGCGCGCATTCGGCCTCAAATTTCAGGGTATAAATCCTTGGTCAAAGCGTTGGTTTGGCTGGATCGATTTTTGGGTGAAATTGGAATTCTCAAGGGCGAATATGTTTTTCTTATTGCCACTCCCAGGAAAGAGCTCAAAAAAGATACGGTGTTGATTTTAGGAAATTATGGAGCGAAAAATTTCGGGGATGAATTGGTGTTGCGAGGGATTCTGGAAGGACTTGAAAAAGAAGGACCTTGCGAAAAAGTGGTTTTATCTGCGGATCCTGCGGAAACGGAACGAGTGCACGGGGTGAAAAGTTTTTATGTTTTCCCAACAGGACTGCGTTCTTTTTTGCGCTTCGAATGGGTGGAAACGCTTAGACAATATCGACGCGCGGACCAGGTTGTTTTTGGCGGGGGCACGTTGTTTACGGATGAGGTGCCGCGTACGATTTGGATTTCCGGATTGCAAATTTTGCCTGCGATTTTATTGCGAAAAAAAATTGTGTGTTTGGGCCAAGGCGTTGGCCCTATTCATAAAAATTTCTCAAAATGGGTGGTTCGACAACTCTTTTCACGGTTTTGGAAAATTCAAGTGCGAGATCCAGAGTCTGCTGAAATCCTAAAAGCTATTGGCGTGACTAAAACGATTGAAATTGCGCCGGATCCGGCGTTTACGATTGAATTAAAATCGACACGTTCTCCCAAAAAATCCTCAAAAAAACTGTTGGTTTCGTTGCGCGATGGATCGTTTTTAAACCCTGATTTTTCCGAGAAACTTGCGACATTTTTGGATCAAGTGCATGCGCAACAAAAACTTCAAACCGCATTTTTAATTTTTGAAAACAATGGCAACGATCGAGCATTATCCGAAAAAGTGGCGCGACTCATGACCTCACATAAACCCGCCATCACTTCGGTTGATTTTGGTAATTTTGAATCCATTTTTGCAACAGGCGCTGCGGCCTTAAATTTCCGTCTGCACGCCAACATCCTTTCTTTTATGTACAAAATCCCGTGCATCGGTTTTGCGTATGAAACCAAAGTGAAAAACCTTTTCAAATCCGTTGGAAAAGCCAATTTCGTGATCGAGCCCAATGATTTTGAGGGACTGGAGAAGAAATGGAAAAATCTAATACACTTCCTTTAA
- a CDS encoding CCA tRNA nucleotidyltransferase, with amino-acid sequence MEKTSLKIVKILQKAGFQAYWAGGCVRDMLLGQEAKDYDIVTNAIPDETEKLLKKTIPIGRKFGVLLALEGDHQFEVATFRSEGTYTDCRRPDCVAFTHAEEDAKRRDFTVNGIFYDPIAKKIYDYVGGQADLKERLLRFIGDPHQRIQEDHLRILRAIRFKNTLNFQYHPDTYQALCTHAKLADEVAGERIQDELNKMIVSDRFSDALEDMLETGVLKETLPEAYAMKGVPQPYEYHHEGDVWEHTKEVVASLSKYASLNLRWAAFFHDIGKPPTFKLEERIRFDHHSEEGAKIAEIILRRLKFPRKDIEEIVWLIEHHMMIQQLLEMPLGRKRHWFLNPWFKDLLSLMEADIGGTRPAGYELYTALAEEYNETLKQIPHPPEPLLDGNDIMKLLDLPPGKQVGEIAKHIREKQLAHELNTKVQAKEWVKENFSSLNVHEIH; translated from the coding sequence ATGGAAAAAACCTCCCTCAAAATTGTTAAAATTTTGCAAAAAGCAGGGTTCCAAGCGTATTGGGCCGGCGGTTGCGTGCGCGACATGTTGCTCGGCCAAGAAGCCAAAGATTACGACATCGTAACCAACGCCATTCCCGACGAAACAGAAAAACTCCTCAAGAAAACCATTCCAATCGGTCGAAAATTCGGGGTGCTTTTGGCCCTGGAAGGAGATCATCAATTTGAAGTTGCCACCTTCCGTTCCGAAGGCACGTACACGGATTGCCGCCGTCCGGATTGCGTGGCTTTTACGCATGCGGAAGAGGATGCCAAGCGCCGCGACTTCACCGTGAACGGGATTTTTTACGACCCCATTGCCAAAAAAATCTACGATTATGTGGGGGGACAAGCCGATTTGAAAGAACGACTTTTACGATTTATTGGAGATCCGCATCAGCGCATTCAAGAGGATCATTTGAGGATTTTGCGCGCCATTCGATTTAAAAATACGTTGAATTTTCAATACCATCCGGACACGTATCAAGCCTTATGCACGCATGCCAAACTTGCGGATGAAGTGGCCGGCGAGCGCATTCAGGATGAGTTGAATAAAATGATTGTGTCAGATCGTTTTAGCGACGCACTGGAGGACATGCTCGAGACCGGGGTGCTGAAAGAGACTTTGCCGGAAGCGTATGCCATGAAAGGCGTGCCTCAGCCCTACGAATATCACCACGAGGGCGATGTGTGGGAGCACACAAAGGAAGTGGTGGCCTCGTTGTCGAAATACGCGAGTTTGAATTTGCGGTGGGCTGCGTTTTTTCATGACATTGGCAAGCCCCCGACATTTAAGTTGGAGGAGCGAATCCGATTTGATCATCATTCGGAAGAAGGCGCGAAAATTGCAGAAATTATTTTGCGACGCCTTAAATTTCCACGAAAAGACATCGAGGAAATCGTGTGGCTCATCGAACATCACATGATGATTCAACAATTGCTCGAGATGCCGCTGGGCCGAAAACGTCATTGGTTTTTGAACCCGTGGTTCAAGGATTTATTGAGTTTGATGGAAGCGGACATTGGCGGAACGAGACCGGCAGGATACGAGCTCTACACTGCGTTGGCCGAAGAATACAACGAGACACTTAAACAAATTCCACACCCGCCCGAGCCGTTATTGGACGGCAATGACATTATGAAATTGCTGGATCTCCCCCCGGGAAAACAAGTGGGCGAAATCGCCAAACATATTCGCGAAAAACAGCTTGCGCATGAGCTGAATACCAAGGTTCAGGCCAAGGAATGGGTGAAAGAGAACTTCAGTTCATTAAATGTTCATGAAATTCATTAA